In Xylanibacter ruminicola 23, a single genomic region encodes these proteins:
- a CDS encoding LolA-like putative outer membrane lipoprotein chaperone, whose amino-acid sequence MKRLSMMLVAALLAVGGYAQTAKSVLDKAAATITAPQGVKANFKMSATSGSTSGTIAIKGKKFYATTPQATVWFDGKTQWTYMKNNDEVNVSNPTEAQLQAINPYNFINLYKRGYNYTINTTGKDYVVHLLANSGERKIKELFVTVDKKNYQPKQVKMLHGKKWTTFDISNIKKEKLADGQFRFNSKDFPKAEIIDLR is encoded by the coding sequence ATGAAACGATTAAGCATGATGCTGGTTGCTGCGCTGCTGGCCGTAGGAGGCTATGCGCAGACAGCAAAGAGCGTATTGGACAAGGCTGCTGCCACCATCACTGCCCCACAGGGCGTAAAAGCAAACTTTAAGATGAGCGCCACCAGTGGTAGCACCAGTGGTACCATCGCCATCAAAGGTAAGAAGTTTTATGCTACCACACCTCAGGCCACCGTATGGTTCGATGGTAAAACACAGTGGACCTACATGAAGAATAACGATGAGGTGAATGTGAGCAATCCTACCGAGGCGCAGTTGCAGGCCATCAATCCCTACAACTTTATCAATCTGTACAAGCGTGGTTATAACTACACTATCAACACGACTGGTAAGGATTATGTGGTGCATCTGCTGGCCAACAGCGGTGAGCGCAAAATCAAGGAACTGTTTGTTACCGTTGATAAGAAGAACTATCAGCCCAAGCAGGTAAAGATGTTGCATGGTAAGAAGTGGACCACCTTCGATATCAGCAACATTAAGAAGGAGAAGCTGGCCGACGGTCAGTTTCGCTTCAACTCAAAAGACTTCCCCAAAGCCGAAATCATCGATCTTAGATAA
- a CDS encoding N-acetylmuramoyl-L-alanine amidase, with translation MREINRIICHCTATPEGRVQTVEDIRRMHVKDNHWSHIGYHYLIYLDGTIHQCLDESIPGIHCSGYNKHSIAVCYVGGCARDAKLTEKDTRTPAQKEAFVKILTELHKRYPQATLHGHREFAAKACPSFNVHEYDYIFK, from the coding sequence ATGAGAGAGATAAATAGGATTATCTGCCACTGCACAGCTACGCCCGAAGGCCGAGTCCAGACTGTCGAAGATATCAGACGTATGCACGTCAAGGACAATCACTGGTCCCACATCGGATATCACTATCTGATATACCTCGACGGCACCATCCATCAATGCCTGGATGAGTCCATCCCTGGCATACACTGCTCTGGTTACAATAAGCACTCCATCGCAGTATGCTATGTCGGCGGTTGCGCTAGAGACGCTAAGCTTACCGAGAAGGATACCCGAACACCAGCCCAGAAGGAAGCATTCGTGAAGATCCTGACGGAACTTCACAAACGCTACCCACAAGCCACTCTTCATGGCCACCGCGAATTCGCAGCCAAGGCCTGTCCTTCGTTCAATGTTCACGAGTATGACTACATCTTTAAATAG
- a CDS encoding DUF5687 family protein, with protein MNKFQLYRLLRKNTNLSYKRSPAFEQNKWAKLLIYFGAGMFALYLIMYGCIVGMAAKGEAGMMLAFAPFYMAIDFLLRFIVQTTPGMMVKPYILQPISRYTAIECFLIGEHVSGYNLLWLCMFVPYSIIQLFAGESFALVLLELVTCELLMILNSQIYLFFRTLINRSVLWLIPGLVFYALPFTPLMLSPKADTFDKMVDMIIAQGLSWYALPIVLLVICGLFFVNRHMQFIFVYEEISKKTERALKHVSEFAFFNRFGLVGEYLKIELKSNIRNKTMRTRCIYSLCAVIAFSLLVAYTTIYDSELMQNFWCLYCFALYGVTALIKIMGQEGNYIELLMMHRENIIALLRAKFIFYSAVLIIPFVIMLPAVFTGKYTILMLFAYMLLTAGFLHFVIFQLAVYNKQTLPLQLKVTAKGNFENGMQLVIELFALFGPVLITGLGYLLVGLTYTYIFMCIVGLAFIIAHPIWIRNIYTRMMKRRYENLEGFMNTRDF; from the coding sequence ATGAACAAATTTCAACTGTACCGACTGCTTCGTAAGAACACTAACCTGAGTTATAAACGTAGTCCTGCCTTCGAGCAGAATAAATGGGCCAAGCTACTTATTTATTTTGGTGCTGGCATGTTTGCCCTTTACCTTATTATGTATGGTTGCATAGTTGGTATGGCTGCCAAAGGCGAGGCTGGCATGATGCTGGCGTTTGCGCCTTTTTATATGGCCATCGATTTCCTGCTGCGTTTCATCGTGCAAACCACACCTGGCATGATGGTTAAACCCTACATTCTGCAGCCCATTTCGCGCTATACCGCCATCGAGTGTTTCTTGATTGGCGAGCACGTGAGTGGCTACAATCTGCTGTGGCTTTGCATGTTTGTGCCCTACTCTATCATCCAGCTGTTTGCTGGCGAGAGCTTCGCACTGGTACTGCTCGAGCTGGTAACCTGCGAGCTGCTCATGATCTTGAACAGTCAGATTTATCTGTTCTTCCGTACACTGATTAATCGCAGCGTGCTGTGGCTTATTCCTGGTTTGGTGTTCTACGCTCTGCCATTTACACCGCTGATGCTGTCGCCAAAGGCCGACACCTTCGATAAAATGGTAGATATGATTATTGCTCAAGGTTTGTCGTGGTACGCACTGCCTATCGTGCTGCTGGTTATCTGCGGTTTGTTCTTTGTAAACCGCCACATGCAGTTTATCTTTGTGTACGAGGAAATCTCGAAGAAAACCGAGCGTGCACTCAAGCATGTGTCAGAGTTCGCATTCTTTAATCGCTTCGGATTGGTTGGTGAATATCTCAAAATCGAGCTTAAGTCGAACATCCGCAATAAAACCATGCGTACACGCTGTATCTATAGTCTGTGTGCCGTGATTGCTTTCTCGCTGCTGGTGGCTTATACCACTATTTACGACAGCGAGCTGATGCAGAACTTCTGGTGCCTGTACTGTTTTGCCCTTTATGGCGTAACTGCCCTGATTAAGATTATGGGTCAGGAAGGCAACTATATCGAGCTGCTGATGATGCACCGCGAAAACATCATCGCCCTGCTGCGTGCCAAGTTCATTTTCTATAGCGCTGTGCTCATTATTCCATTTGTTATCATGTTGCCTGCCGTTTTCACTGGCAAGTACACCATACTGATGCTGTTTGCTTACATGTTGCTAACGGCCGGATTCCTGCATTTCGTCATCTTCCAGCTGGCGGTTTACAATAAGCAGACTCTGCCTTTGCAACTCAAGGTAACAGCTAAGGGTAACTTCGAAAATGGAATGCAGTTGGTCATCGAGTTATTTGCACTTTTTGGTCCTGTGCTCATTACTGGTCTCGGATATTTGTTAGTGGGTCTTACATATACCTATATTTTTATGTGTATTGTGGGTTTGGCATTCATCATTGCACACCCCATTTGGATTCGCAACATTTACACTAGAATGATGAAAAGAAGGTATGAAAACCTCGAAGGATTCATGAATACACGCGATTTCTAG
- a CDS encoding FtsK/SpoIIIE family DNA translocase yields the protein MKKAKKKNSNNDHKERLSFILGAIIFGISIYLCFAFVSYFTTGAADQTLIEEPRAGEVMNEHHEFANTCGSLGAYASWFFIKHCFGLPAFLIPVLLFVVAIHLMKAYRVNLLKWALSSMLLMIWASVALATFLEPLFTNASYNPGGDHGLYISSFIGNLVGAPGLTALLILVAVAFLTYFSAATVIFIRKLLNPAIYYNKVKFTVNKGAEQTDTNEYEDEEAETLVFDDPAKQEVIFDDNGGAVVIDEGYQNEDINIKEGPMPKPVKPEPKQPEASGSEIEMVVEEAKGDTETANAKTVADAVESNEPYDPKRDLEHYKYPTLDLLKKYDNDGKPYIDMAEQNANKNRIVDVLRTFGVEISSIKATVGPTITLYEITLAQGVRIQKVKNLEDDIALSLAALGIRIIAPMPGKGTVGIEVPNAKPSTVSMESILNSKKFQESKMELPCAIGKTITNEVFMFDLAKAPHLLVAGATGQGKSVGLNAIITSLLYKKHPAELKIVLVDPKKVEFSFYEPICNHFLAQVPDEEADPIITDVTKVVRTLNSLCKEMDTRYDLLKVARAHNIKEYNQKFTARQLNPNNGHRFLPYIVVVIDEFGDLIMTAGKEVELPIARIAQLARAVGIHMIIATQRPTTNIITGTIKANFPSRIAFKVSAGIDSKTILDRTGAQQLIGRGDMLALVGGSEPERVQCAFVDTPEVERINEYISEQQSYGAPFELPEPDMPEADMGDAGDRDVDMAHLDPLFDDAARLIVMNQSGSTSLIQRKFAIGYNRAGRLMDQLEKAGVVGAAMGSKPREVLIQDENSLNNLLNSLR from the coding sequence ATGAAGAAAGCAAAGAAAAAGAACTCAAACAACGATCATAAAGAGCGCTTGAGCTTTATACTCGGTGCCATCATATTTGGTATTTCTATCTACCTGTGTTTCGCATTCGTGTCATACTTTACAACGGGTGCGGCCGACCAAACCCTGATAGAGGAACCGCGTGCCGGTGAGGTGATGAACGAACATCATGAGTTTGCCAACACCTGTGGCTCGTTGGGTGCTTATGCATCGTGGTTCTTTATTAAGCACTGCTTTGGCTTGCCGGCATTCCTGATTCCGGTACTGCTGTTCGTGGTTGCTATACACCTGATGAAGGCCTATCGTGTAAACCTGCTTAAGTGGGCACTCTCTTCGATGCTGCTCATGATTTGGGCATCGGTTGCACTGGCCACATTCCTGGAGCCATTGTTTACCAACGCTAGCTACAATCCTGGTGGCGATCACGGTTTGTATATCAGCAGCTTTATTGGCAACTTGGTGGGTGCACCTGGTCTTACAGCCTTGCTTATTCTGGTGGCTGTGGCATTCCTCACCTACTTCAGTGCCGCTACAGTTATCTTTATCCGCAAATTGCTTAACCCCGCCATCTATTATAATAAGGTAAAGTTTACCGTTAACAAGGGCGCTGAGCAGACGGATACTAATGAGTATGAGGACGAGGAAGCCGAGACACTGGTGTTCGACGATCCTGCCAAGCAGGAGGTGATTTTCGACGATAATGGCGGTGCTGTGGTTATCGACGAGGGCTACCAGAACGAGGATATCAACATTAAGGAAGGTCCGATGCCTAAGCCTGTCAAGCCCGAGCCTAAGCAGCCCGAAGCTAGTGGTAGCGAGATTGAGATGGTGGTTGAAGAGGCCAAGGGCGATACCGAGACAGCAAATGCCAAGACCGTGGCTGATGCTGTTGAGAGCAACGAACCTTACGATCCCAAGCGCGATCTGGAGCACTATAAGTACCCCACCCTCGACCTGCTGAAGAAATACGACAACGATGGCAAACCCTATATCGATATGGCCGAGCAGAATGCTAATAAGAACCGTATCGTGGATGTGCTGCGCACCTTTGGTGTTGAAATCAGCAGCATTAAGGCTACCGTTGGTCCTACCATCACACTTTACGAGATTACATTGGCACAAGGCGTACGTATCCAGAAGGTGAAGAACCTTGAGGATGATATCGCCCTGAGTCTGGCTGCACTCGGCATCCGTATCATCGCTCCTATGCCTGGTAAGGGTACGGTGGGTATCGAGGTACCAAATGCCAAGCCTTCAACTGTATCGATGGAGTCGATCCTGAACTCTAAGAAGTTCCAGGAGTCGAAGATGGAACTGCCTTGTGCTATCGGTAAAACGATTACCAACGAGGTGTTTATGTTCGATTTGGCCAAGGCGCCACACTTGCTGGTGGCTGGTGCTACCGGTCAGGGTAAGTCGGTTGGTTTGAACGCCATCATTACCTCTTTATTATATAAGAAACACCCAGCCGAGCTGAAGATTGTGCTGGTTGACCCGAAGAAGGTGGAGTTCAGCTTCTACGAGCCTATCTGCAATCACTTCCTGGCACAGGTGCCCGACGAAGAGGCCGATCCTATTATTACCGACGTAACCAAGGTGGTACGTACCTTGAACTCGCTGTGTAAGGAGATGGATACACGTTACGACCTGCTGAAGGTGGCCCGTGCACATAACATCAAGGAGTACAACCAGAAGTTTACAGCTCGTCAGCTGAATCCTAACAACGGTCACCGTTTCCTGCCATACATTGTGGTTGTGATCGATGAGTTCGGTGATCTGATTATGACTGCCGGTAAGGAGGTTGAGTTGCCTATCGCACGTATCGCCCAGCTGGCACGTGCCGTGGGTATCCACATGATTATCGCTACCCAGCGTCCAACAACCAATATCATTACCGGTACCATCAAGGCCAACTTCCCCAGCCGTATCGCCTTTAAGGTTTCGGCAGGTATCGACTCAAAGACCATTCTCGACCGTACAGGTGCTCAGCAGCTGATTGGTCGTGGTGATATGCTGGCGCTGGTAGGCGGCTCAGAGCCCGAGCGTGTGCAGTGTGCCTTTGTGGATACTCCCGAGGTTGAACGTATCAACGAGTACATCAGTGAGCAGCAGAGCTACGGTGCACCATTTGAGTTGCCCGAGCCTGATATGCCCGAGGCCGACATGGGTGATGCTGGTGATAGAGATGTGGATATGGCTCATCTCGATCCGCTGTTCGACGATGCAGCCCGATTGATTGTTATGAATCAGAGCGGTTCTACATCACTCATACAGCGTAAGTTCGCTATCGGTTACAACCGTGCAGGCCGACTGATGGACCAGCTCGAGAAAGCCGGTGTGGTTGGTGCCGCTATGGGTTCGAAACCTCGCGAGGTACTGATTCAGGATGAGAATAGTTTGAATAATCTTTTAAATAGTTTACGATAA
- a CDS encoding phage tail tape measure protein, with amino-acid sequence MSSINTNATVTLTVNGKQAQDMLDNLKKKSQDLEHAIENAAKAGNKVELKRLQKELKQTNRQITQIESATAGVEKVLKNLDRATPKELNKTLATLKKQLNGIERGTEQWYRQAEAIKRVKAELAKVNTELTVGEGFWDRFNRKMNDWQTTLMGMIAAATGIIMAGRSAVKAYADIDAEMANVRKFTGMAKEQVEDLNEEFKKMDTRSSREQLNILAEEAGKLGKQSKEDIMGFVKAADQINVALDELGDGATLTLSKLTNIFGDEERLGTEKALLSVGSVINELSQNCTASAPYLANFAKRMAGVGAQAEMTIPQIMGLAAVLDSQGQAVEMSATAVSKLIMDMFKQQDKIIKATGMNAEKFKQTLAKGTNEGLLMLLDTLDKLGNIDVLAPIFKDMGENGARVAQVISALAGNLDMIRWEQSEAAKAFKEATSVTKEYNVQNTTVQAGLDKARKRVKEMAIELGEKLQPVMRHVLSSTTLILKVLSTLVDFILKYKGTLITLTAAVVGYYTAVKLQHLWSLRYIAVAKLKAAAIAIENTALAASILKHKVLRGEITAATAAQTFFNKVLKMNPMGVAITAMTLLIGMYVKFAKSSSTAAAAQKRLKDINEEADRNTREEINRIEQLKRTIENESLSVNKRRKAIEELQQIIPDYHASISEEGQLYGHNIKILKNYTEQLKNSAKIKAALDKLPDAEHQRDVHFNDAPHNIQDAYFNEKQGQSESEAIRSANVSPTAYRAWKLQQSRLDKTVTQYNNIIESLTADNQRLADEAEKLAKAEDPKKTPTPPPTDDSKKQERFKEEKDWKAKEEALNRISYATGQQNYEQYQKRILEIEIEYQTKILQHSDLTEIEKLEAQAAYAEAEKKQSEQHTKITVEQETQLYNEAMSIQKQRYIDGKIDQEIYQQSMELLELNHLKRMTSIYEEGTTEYTQAQTQYQDKLIADQKRRQQETEAAEKKHQDQLKKIKEEYFGDSRSERTNKYMTDLEALKVVYDLEIQAADNNAQEKLRIEEDYQKAKKALRKKYGIDELDDNKSFLEEWTDATQEWLQSDMGKAVTGSLDVISSGMSSIFQQMSSLIQAEADIQIAAIEKRYQAEISNAEGNNYIVKKLEKQKEQEVAKVKSDANKKMFKMQVMQAIAQTATSAINAYSSAAAVPLIGYILAPIAAASAVAAGMLQVAAIKKQQEASAAQGYAKGGFTGDGGKYEVAGIVHKGEWVASQELLQSPVARPMIEALDYAQRTNTIGSLRSDDVSRSIVAPSVYAQSAPSSPTVILQPTQQQSEQSDKQMKEYADIMRQLKDRLSEPFVTVNTVTGDTGIKQAQDEYAQLIRNKSPKSRRK; translated from the coding sequence ATGTCATCAATCAACACAAACGCAACTGTCACCCTGACTGTCAACGGCAAACAGGCGCAGGATATGCTGGACAACCTCAAAAAGAAATCACAAGACCTGGAACATGCTATCGAGAACGCAGCAAAAGCGGGTAACAAGGTAGAACTCAAACGACTTCAGAAGGAACTGAAGCAGACCAACCGGCAGATAACCCAGATAGAGAGTGCTACTGCCGGCGTGGAGAAGGTCCTGAAGAACCTCGACAGAGCAACACCCAAGGAACTGAACAAGACACTAGCCACTCTCAAGAAGCAGCTCAACGGTATCGAACGAGGTACAGAGCAGTGGTACCGGCAGGCGGAAGCCATCAAACGGGTAAAAGCGGAACTCGCCAAGGTCAACACCGAGCTGACCGTTGGCGAGGGATTCTGGGACCGCTTCAACCGTAAGATGAACGACTGGCAGACCACACTCATGGGCATGATAGCTGCTGCAACAGGTATCATTATGGCCGGCCGTTCCGCTGTGAAAGCCTATGCGGACATCGACGCAGAGATGGCTAATGTCCGCAAGTTCACGGGCATGGCCAAGGAACAAGTCGAGGACCTGAACGAGGAATTCAAGAAGATGGACACACGCTCCAGCCGTGAACAGCTGAACATCCTTGCAGAGGAAGCGGGTAAACTGGGCAAGCAGTCGAAAGAGGATATCATGGGATTCGTGAAAGCGGCTGACCAGATCAATGTCGCACTCGACGAGCTCGGCGACGGGGCCACACTCACACTCTCCAAACTGACCAACATCTTCGGCGACGAAGAGCGTTTAGGCACAGAAAAAGCGTTGCTGTCTGTTGGTTCTGTCATCAACGAGCTCTCACAGAACTGCACCGCATCAGCTCCATACCTGGCCAACTTCGCCAAGCGTATGGCAGGCGTAGGTGCCCAGGCAGAAATGACCATCCCACAGATTATGGGTCTGGCCGCTGTCCTCGACTCTCAGGGACAGGCCGTTGAGATGTCGGCCACAGCTGTCTCGAAGCTGATCATGGACATGTTCAAGCAGCAGGATAAGATTATTAAGGCTACGGGCATGAATGCGGAGAAGTTCAAGCAGACGCTGGCCAAGGGAACAAACGAGGGCCTGCTGATGCTCCTAGACACGCTCGACAAACTGGGTAACATCGACGTTCTGGCACCCATTTTCAAGGATATGGGAGAAAACGGTGCCCGAGTTGCTCAGGTCATATCTGCGTTGGCAGGTAATTTGGATATGATTCGTTGGGAACAGTCGGAAGCAGCGAAGGCTTTCAAGGAAGCAACATCGGTCACCAAGGAATACAACGTACAGAACACTACGGTACAGGCCGGACTCGACAAGGCACGCAAGCGTGTCAAGGAAATGGCCATCGAACTGGGTGAAAAGCTGCAGCCCGTCATGCGTCACGTTCTGAGCAGTACAACACTCATACTGAAAGTTCTCTCTACGCTAGTAGATTTTATCCTGAAATACAAAGGCACACTCATCACACTTACTGCTGCTGTAGTGGGCTACTATACAGCCGTCAAACTGCAACATCTTTGGTCGCTCAGATACATTGCCGTCGCCAAACTGAAGGCTGCAGCAATAGCCATCGAAAACACGGCATTGGCAGCCTCTATCCTCAAACACAAGGTACTAAGAGGGGAAATCACCGCCGCTACAGCAGCACAGACATTCTTTAACAAGGTACTGAAGATGAACCCCATGGGTGTGGCCATCACAGCTATGACACTCCTGATTGGAATGTACGTGAAGTTTGCCAAATCAAGCAGCACGGCCGCTGCAGCTCAGAAGCGCCTGAAGGATATCAATGAGGAAGCCGACCGCAACACACGCGAGGAAATCAACCGCATTGAGCAGCTAAAACGTACGATAGAAAACGAGTCTCTATCTGTCAACAAGCGCCGCAAGGCCATCGAGGAGCTGCAACAGATCATACCTGACTACCACGCGAGCATCAGCGAGGAGGGCCAGCTCTATGGTCACAACATCAAGATCCTGAAAAACTATACGGAACAGCTGAAGAACTCTGCCAAAATCAAAGCCGCTTTAGACAAGCTGCCCGACGCTGAGCATCAGCGCGACGTGCATTTCAACGATGCGCCACATAACATCCAGGACGCCTATTTCAACGAAAAGCAGGGCCAGTCGGAATCGGAGGCCATCCGCAGCGCTAATGTAAGTCCTACTGCCTACAGGGCATGGAAGCTGCAACAGTCCCGTCTGGACAAGACGGTGACACAGTACAACAACATCATCGAATCCCTCACAGCGGACAATCAGCGCCTGGCAGACGAAGCGGAGAAGTTAGCAAAGGCCGAAGACCCAAAGAAGACCCCAACACCACCTCCCACTGACGACAGTAAAAAACAGGAGCGCTTCAAGGAGGAAAAGGACTGGAAAGCCAAGGAAGAAGCCCTCAATCGAATCAGTTATGCCACCGGTCAGCAGAACTACGAACAGTACCAGAAGCGCATTCTGGAAATCGAAATCGAATACCAGACGAAGATCCTACAACACAGCGACCTCACGGAAATAGAAAAGCTGGAGGCTCAGGCAGCATATGCAGAGGCTGAAAAGAAGCAATCGGAGCAGCATACAAAAATCACTGTGGAACAGGAGACACAGCTTTACAACGAAGCAATGTCCATCCAGAAGCAACGCTATATCGATGGGAAGATAGACCAGGAGATTTACCAGCAGTCAATGGAGCTCTTGGAATTGAATCACCTGAAGCGCATGACGTCGATCTATGAAGAGGGCACGACAGAATACACGCAGGCGCAGACCCAATATCAGGACAAACTCATTGCCGACCAGAAGCGACGCCAACAGGAGACGGAAGCCGCCGAGAAGAAGCATCAGGACCAACTGAAGAAAATCAAGGAGGAATATTTCGGGGACAGCCGCTCTGAGCGTACAAATAAGTATATGACCGACCTGGAAGCACTCAAAGTAGTCTATGACCTGGAGATACAAGCAGCCGACAACAACGCCCAAGAGAAACTGCGTATCGAAGAGGACTACCAGAAAGCGAAAAAGGCCCTGCGTAAGAAGTACGGCATCGACGAACTCGACGATAACAAGTCATTCCTCGAAGAATGGACCGACGCCACTCAGGAGTGGCTGCAATCAGATATGGGTAAGGCGGTCACTGGTTCCCTGGATGTCATCAGCTCCGGCATGAGCAGCATCTTCCAACAGATGTCTTCGCTCATTCAGGCCGAAGCGGATATACAAATCGCTGCCATCGAAAAGCGATACCAGGCGGAAATCTCCAACGCCGAAGGTAACAATTATATCGTGAAGAAACTTGAGAAGCAGAAGGAGCAGGAGGTGGCCAAGGTCAAGTCCGACGCGAACAAGAAAATGTTCAAGATGCAGGTGATGCAGGCCATCGCACAGACAGCTACTTCTGCCATCAATGCCTACAGCTCAGCGGCTGCAGTACCACTTATCGGTTACATCCTGGCACCAATCGCAGCAGCTTCGGCTGTAGCTGCAGGCATGCTACAGGTGGCTGCCATCAAGAAGCAGCAGGAGGCATCGGCCGCGCAGGGTTACGCCAAGGGTGGCTTCACCGGCGACGGCGGTAAATACGAGGTGGCCGGCATCGTACATAAAGGGGAGTGGGTGGCCAGTCAGGAGTTACTGCAGTCGCCCGTAGCCCGCCCGATGATTGAGGCTTTGGACTATGCCCAGCGAACGAACACCATCGGTTCATTACGCTCGGATGACGTTTCACGAAGTATCGTGGCTCCGAGCGTGTACGCACAGTCCGCACCATCATCGCCGACAGTTATCCTGCAGCCCACCCAGCAGCAGTCAGAACAGTCTGACAAGCAGATGAAGGAGTATGCCGATATCATGCGCCAGTTGAAGGATCGTCTCAGCGAACCTTTTGTGACAGTCAACACCGTCACTGGCGACACCGGCATCAAACAGGCCCAGGACGAATACGCCCAGCTCATCCGTAACAAATCACCCAAAAGTCGCAGGAAATAA
- a CDS encoding tyrosine-type recombinase/integrase: MKQHVRVVFDRKKASAKTGTGKIELCVYLKEGERKWITVGTASPENWMSVSNSRSITSKVEHYEQVIKAMELLKEDMTISNFNRYVEFEQLGLNQDKVLFNGNDLRQSFVEFCRKHMEQENLAQNSIKDIKVVLKSVEESGLLNTLADLTPANVRAYDAWLRKPNTRTDYTINGYHKKVRKYTKILWQQEIISIDPYDHVKFPKGTNKERHPLTENEIIKIRDAEFYGRKDRARDLFVFMAYTGLAYCDMCLFNFKTMTELHDDYYYIDGARLKTGSNFFTPILPPALAVLEKYDFKLPIISNQKLNDYLHLIQDTLDIRNEVTCHIGRHSFATLMLTYGIPIEKVKRMLGHKNIATTQIYAKILKKNVEDSVNEILPTLR, translated from the coding sequence ATGAAACAACATGTAAGAGTGGTCTTTGACCGCAAGAAGGCCTCGGCCAAGACAGGAACTGGTAAGATTGAACTGTGTGTTTACCTGAAAGAAGGTGAACGCAAGTGGATCACTGTTGGTACAGCATCGCCAGAGAATTGGATGTCTGTATCAAACTCTCGCAGCATCACCTCAAAGGTGGAGCACTACGAACAGGTTATTAAAGCCATGGAACTATTGAAGGAGGATATGACAATATCCAACTTCAACCGCTATGTAGAGTTTGAGCAACTGGGACTTAATCAAGATAAAGTGCTCTTCAATGGCAATGATTTGCGACAGAGCTTCGTGGAGTTTTGTCGTAAACATATGGAGCAAGAGAATCTGGCTCAGAACTCTATTAAGGATATCAAGGTCGTTTTAAAAAGTGTTGAAGAGTCTGGATTACTCAATACATTAGCTGATCTAACACCTGCCAATGTCCGAGCTTATGATGCCTGGCTTAGAAAGCCAAACACCAGAACTGATTATACAATTAATGGGTATCATAAGAAGGTACGCAAGTACACAAAGATTCTTTGGCAACAGGAGATTATTTCAATTGACCCTTATGACCATGTAAAGTTTCCAAAGGGCACAAATAAGGAGCGTCATCCACTTACTGAGAATGAAATCATCAAGATTCGTGATGCAGAGTTCTATGGTCGTAAAGACCGCGCAAGAGATTTGTTCGTCTTCATGGCATATACTGGACTTGCTTATTGCGACATGTGCTTGTTTAACTTCAAAACGATGACAGAATTGCATGATGATTATTATTATATCGACGGTGCTCGTCTGAAGACCGGTTCGAACTTCTTCACTCCTATCCTACCACCTGCTTTGGCCGTGCTCGAAAAATACGACTTCAAGTTGCCAATTATCAGCAATCAGAAGTTGAATGATTATTTGCATCTCATCCAAGATACATTGGATATTAGAAACGAAGTAACCTGTCATATCGGTCGCCACTCGTTTGCTACGCTTATGCTTACTTATGGCATCCCCATCGAGAAAGTAAAGAGAATGCTCGGACACAAGAACATTGCAACGACTCAGATCTATGCTAAGATTCTGAAGAAGAATGTAGAGGATAGTGTCAACGAGATTCTCCCTACACTCAGATAA
- a CDS encoding 3'-5' exonuclease — MKKLIQNKVDKKAISQFPRAIFDGKIVVVVSQAEAERAVDYLLAQPVLGFDTETRPSFKKGVHHKCSLLQVSTSNCCFLFRLNHIGLCPAVKRLLADNTVTKVGLAWRNDALGLHQLGDFEMGEFVDLQDMARKIGIEDQSLAKLYANVFGERISKREQLTNWERDVLDDHQKRYAATDAWACVQLYNEFKRMIENNDYQLVIVPEITTKNNEETIS; from the coding sequence ATGAAAAAGTTAATACAAAACAAGGTAGATAAGAAGGCAATTTCGCAATTTCCACGTGCAATTTTCGACGGAAAGATTGTGGTAGTGGTGTCACAAGCCGAAGCCGAGCGAGCAGTTGATTACCTGCTGGCTCAACCCGTGCTTGGGTTTGATACCGAAACGCGCCCCAGCTTTAAAAAAGGCGTACACCACAAGTGCTCGTTGTTGCAGGTTTCAACCAGCAACTGCTGTTTCCTGTTCCGTTTGAATCACATTGGTCTTTGCCCTGCCGTTAAGCGCTTGTTGGCCGACAACACCGTAACCAAGGTAGGTCTGGCATGGCGAAACGACGCATTAGGCTTGCACCAGTTAGGCGATTTTGAGATGGGCGAGTTTGTAGATTTGCAGGATATGGCCCGCAAGATAGGTATCGAGGATCAGAGTCTGGCTAAGCTCTACGCCAACGTGTTTGGCGAACGCATCAGCAAACGCGAGCAGCTAACCAACTGGGAGCGCGACGTACTCGACGACCATCAGAAGCGCTATGCAGCCACCGATGCGTGGGCCTGCGTACAGCTTTATAATGAGTTTAAAAGAATGATTGAAAATAATGATTATCAACTGGTTATCGTGCCAGAAATAACAACTAAGAATAATGAAGAAACTATATCTTAA